Proteins encoded by one window of Aphidius gifuensis isolate YNYX2018 linkage group LG2, ASM1490517v1, whole genome shotgun sequence:
- the LOC122850483 gene encoding uncharacterized protein LOC122850483, protein MCQNNVDLKNFLKTIDNNFYKEAILPRDALFGGRTENFCVSHTVTGSEKTYYVDVTSLYPSVLKKNIYPLGHPKVFVLDDIRELCPDNNISNVIGLIKCRVLPPPDLYIPVLPMRCHKKLFFPLCNACTLTLNQENCTHNESERALIGTWVSEELKVAVEKGYKILQIKEIWHWDKTTEYDPKTRTGGLFTGYINKFLKIKQEASGWPVECVDDASKQAYIGNYSKVEGIDLDPTKIEKNPGLRQVSKNNLNSLWGRLAMDNISDMYSIIQNIQDFNKIIENANIKVSCITIIDDDTLFVNWKYVESCDRTDSSTNPVLGAFTTAHARLELYKYLDKVQSRVLYVDTDSINFISENENDKLPLGNYLGDLTDELDGGYIKTFISGGPKFYSYIAEKPDGTISKVCKLKGVRLDVNAQKLVNYDSIKTLTDGENDKIIVTCDSIRRTKEHDVHTISESKIVRVTGPKRKFTGNMNNTLPYGYNTMYNSGKKRHGGLTTEYNTSLYNTSKKRPRDLTTEYNTCNNTVNKRAKYVI, encoded by the coding sequence aTGTGTCAAAACAACGTAGATTTAAAGAATTTCttgaaaacaattgataataatttttataaagaagcAATATTGCCTCGTGATGCTTTATTTGGTGGGCGaactgaaaatttttgtgtctCACATACTGTTACTGGTTCTGAAAAGACATACTACGTGGACGTCACATCACTTTATCCTTCggtattgaagaaaaatatttacccgCTAGGCCACCCTAAAGTTTTTGTTCTGGATGATATACGTGAGCTTTGTCCAGATAATAACATAAGTAATGTGATAGGATTAATTAAATGTCGAGTTTTGCCACCGCCCGATTTATATATACCAGTATTGCCAATGAgatgtcataaaaaattattttttccactttgtAACGCATGTACATTAActttaaatcaagaaaattgtaCTCATAATGAATCAGAACGAGCACTTATTGGTACTTGGGTATCTGAAGAGTTGAAAGTAGCGGTTGAGAAagggtataaaattttacaaataaaagaaatatggcATTGGGATAAAACAACTGAATATGACCCGAAAACTAGAACTGGTGGTCTATTTACaggttatataaataaatttttaaaaataaaacaagaagctAGTGGTTGGCCTGTAGAGTGCGTTGATGACGCATCAAAACAAGCATACATAGGTAATTATAGTAAAGTAGAAGGAATTGATTTAGATCCaacgaaaattgaaaaaaatcctgGTTTACGTCAAGTTagtaaaaataacttgaattcGCTTTGGGGTAGGCTAGCAATGGATAATATTTCGGATATGTAcagtattattcaaaatattcaagattttaataaaattattgaaaatgccAATATTAAAGTTTCTTGCATAACTATTATCGATGATGATACACTATTTGTCAATTGGAAATATGTTGAAAGTTGTGATAGAACTGATAGCTCAACTAATCCAGTTCTAGGCGCATTCACGACTGCGCATGCGCGCTTAGAATTATACAAATATCTTGATAAAGTTCAGTCACGAGTATTGTATGTTGATACTGactctataaattttatttctgagaatgaaaatgataaactgCCATTAGGTAATTATTTAGGTGATCTCACTGATGAGCTTGATGGTGGTTACATAAAAACTTTCATTTCTGGGGGCCCtaaattttatagttataTTGCTGAAAAACCCGATGGTACAATAAGTAaagtatgtaaattaaaaggtGTGCGCCTTGACGTTAATGCTCAAAAATTAGTCAATTATGATAGTATTAAGACTTTAACTGATGGTGAAAAcgacaaaattattgtaaCTTGTGACTCAATACGTAGAACTAAAGAACATGATGTACATACAATATCAGAATCGAAAATTGTACGTGTTACCGGACCAAAACGGAAATTTACGGGTAACATGAATAATACATTACCGTATGGTTATAATACTATGTATAATAGCGGTAAAAAAAGACATGGGGGCTTAACTACTGAGTATAATACTAGCCTGTATAATACCAGTAAAAAAAGACCTAGGGACTTAACGACTGAGTATAATACATGTAATAATACTGTAAATAAACGTGCTAAATatgttatatga